The Nostoc flagelliforme CCNUN1 genome includes a region encoding these proteins:
- a CDS encoding tyrosine-type recombinase/integrase, with amino-acid sequence MARETTRQIDLVLAAPRPLTVHPAAVYLSSLTSGSRRTMEKSLNVIARMLTAPVESDALSLDWSKLRYQHTAAIRSVLMEQYAPATVNRMLCALRRVLQEAHHLRLISTDDYATAINLKSVQGDSPLRGRLLKPSEIAALLSDCKNDLTLIGKRDAALIAILSGSGLRRSELVALDTVDYKTEDSSLLVRKGKGRKSRTVYLPSGAVAALEDWLVERGNAPGALICPVRRGGHIKVGRMTDQAVMTILRKRASCASVAAFSPHDFRRTFITNLLAAGVDVLTVSRLAGHADPATTAKYDLRSEEFKRQAVQLLHVPYGE; translated from the coding sequence ATGGCAAGAGAAACGACACGGCAAATTGACTTAGTTTTAGCAGCGCCCAGGCCGTTGACAGTTCACCCTGCCGCAGTTTATTTGTCGAGTTTGACATCAGGTTCACGGCGGACGATGGAGAAATCGCTAAATGTCATCGCCCGAATGCTGACGGCTCCAGTTGAGAGTGATGCATTGTCATTGGATTGGTCAAAGTTGCGCTACCAGCACACGGCTGCAATTCGCTCAGTTTTGATGGAACAGTACGCCCCAGCGACTGTCAACCGGATGCTTTGTGCTTTACGGCGGGTGTTGCAAGAAGCCCATCACTTGAGATTAATAAGTACTGATGATTATGCAACAGCAATAAACCTCAAAAGTGTACAGGGAGATTCACCTTTAAGAGGACGACTGTTAAAACCGAGTGAAATTGCTGCACTTTTGAGCGATTGCAAAAACGACCTCACTCTAATTGGGAAAAGAGATGCAGCACTAATTGCGATTCTCAGTGGCTCTGGTTTACGTCGGTCGGAGTTAGTAGCATTAGACACGGTAGATTACAAGACAGAAGATAGTTCTTTGCTTGTACGCAAGGGTAAGGGGCGGAAGTCGAGGACAGTGTATTTGCCCTCCGGGGCGGTAGCAGCTTTAGAAGATTGGCTTGTAGAGAGAGGTAATGCGCCCGGAGCGTTAATTTGTCCTGTACGGCGAGGTGGTCATATAAAGGTTGGGCGAATGACCGACCAAGCGGTGATGACGATTCTTCGCAAACGGGCGAGTTGTGCATCAGTAGCTGCTTTTAGCCCACATGATTTTCGGCGCACGTTTATTACTAATCTGCTTGCTGCTGGTGTTGATGTTTTGACAGTGAGCCGACTGGCAGGACACGCCGATCCAGCAACCACCGCAAAATATGATTTGCGTTCTGAGGAATTTAAGCGCCAAGCTGTTCAATTGTTGCACGTTCCTTACGGCGAATAA
- a CDS encoding plasmid replication protein, CyRepA1 family: MENIGRKCVKNKNAIKSGNKEPKPDDKVSVEQILHPIEYPNNLTATEYHELLTGSAIHPALIKRNFFHIEGESIYDYLFISNKIPRKNAGRVKEAYIRQYQHLLLGGTWIQSLDPFNNWEPMEWGRIKPNFPRIDWQSQKPVKYESPPKTANRVTYFDIPNCILNKIARRYNVPDIQKVLFAKRGQKLHIKGQPQLFSTRGCAKGRLRQRISQNSKFKIQRKNTKILPLGLKIVAHLCNWQFVQLISLLALCLQDLLNPLIFWSWFAQQIQKKIELQQKDIQITFWEWVKHHPEIPIILCEGEKKAACLLSLGFVAIALPGIWNGRVGKQDFDERLHPDLVPMAQAGRKFIILFDYETSSKTRWSVYQATVRTAKAIEAVGCECEVALLPGPEKGVDDFVVARGEDANTLLTAIIDDAKSLFDYQRSYRAKKWGLSKYKPDVTVNIKYLTQALCIPDLEEKCSSAPALYDIEKEKLFSPSINGGKVKKESTDSNETSKSKKSPSFRFPELGLVVLWSDMGTGKTELMRWWRDQNPDARFLNNGHRVNLLKNLGLRLRTAMYSDLGYTGLAQAQALSITIDSLHKLNTQSLTYGCIFIDEACQYLTHLLHSNTCKQHRAAILEVLEYIVYNAPLVVIADAHMDDLTVDFFLAMRPLGEVPYIIKNEWRNGSRTIYWYEGDNESALVAQISAALMLGEKVMVASDSKRFIKKLDKSFTIKYEESNSEKSHTPQKWRIWSVHSDNSGSDENVAFIKDITNAVKNFDALFTSPSLGTGVDISEYHFDVVFGVFHGVSQTATECAQQLYRYRPKVPFHIWVAPRPPFGYKDTNASKIKERLLQTNEMTAFLLRIDRQTGKRGAEKDWALEAYCQIMANRHYSLNNLRDDLRSLLTEMGNTFIYVGSDSDPQSLESLKAAAQAMDTAHNSAVARAKNITLSEYRARQSKDYLDPNEIFECEKFRISDSYGIEVTESLVEIDKGGRLIRALAGLEAILAPPEESFTDPKTGRSYPTPPKIVTQKDRTERDNLPLCIDWGNYSARWLARFNLGLHQILTSLVRGDEVTADDSTLLKMTEIAIHCAAQVKAILGFTIPSDCKPIWLLATMLEQLGLKLTFRKQGKRGQQVKLFSLSKEELEFALKVIAHRVEKRNQKAPTSNSQFAVRSSQLTSRNCELRIDNCELVSTPPLML; this comes from the coding sequence ATGGAAAATATTGGGAGAAAATGTGTTAAAAATAAAAATGCAATTAAGAGTGGCAACAAAGAGCCTAAACCAGATGACAAGGTATCAGTTGAGCAGATATTACATCCAATTGAATATCCAAACAATCTCACGGCTACCGAGTACCATGAGTTGCTAACTGGCAGCGCGATTCATCCAGCGTTGATTAAGCGCAACTTCTTCCACATAGAAGGGGAATCAATTTACGATTATCTGTTCATCTCCAATAAAATCCCTCGCAAAAACGCCGGTCGAGTGAAAGAAGCATACATAAGGCAATACCAGCATCTATTACTGGGTGGAACTTGGATTCAGTCACTTGACCCGTTCAATAATTGGGAACCAATGGAATGGGGGCGCATTAAGCCCAACTTCCCCCGCATTGATTGGCAATCACAGAAACCCGTCAAATACGAATCACCCCCCAAGACAGCTAACCGCGTCACCTACTTCGATATTCCCAACTGTATTTTAAATAAAATTGCACGGCGCTACAATGTCCCCGATATTCAAAAAGTGCTTTTTGCAAAACGTGGTCAAAAGCTGCATATTAAAGGTCAACCCCAACTCTTCTCTACGAGAGGCTGCGCCAAGGGGAGGCTGCGCCAACGGATCAGTCAAAATTCAAAATTCAAAATTCAAAGGAAAAATACAAAAATTTTACCTTTGGGCTTGAAAATAGTTGCCCACTTGTGCAATTGGCAATTCGTGCAGTTAATTTCTCTTTTAGCATTGTGTTTACAAGACTTACTCAATCCACTGATATTTTGGTCATGGTTTGCACAGCAAATACAGAAGAAAATCGAATTGCAGCAGAAAGATATACAAATCACTTTCTGGGAGTGGGTCAAACACCATCCAGAGATTCCAATAATATTATGCGAAGGGGAAAAAAAGGCAGCTTGCTTGCTGAGTCTGGGATTTGTAGCGATCGCACTCCCTGGAATTTGGAACGGACGCGTCGGCAAACAAGATTTTGATGAACGGTTGCATCCTGACTTAGTACCAATGGCTCAGGCGGGGCGCAAGTTCATTATATTATTTGATTACGAAACTTCTTCTAAAACCCGTTGGTCAGTTTACCAAGCAACTGTTCGCACAGCAAAAGCGATTGAGGCAGTAGGTTGTGAATGCGAAGTTGCACTGTTACCAGGCCCAGAGAAAGGTGTTGATGATTTCGTGGTAGCTAGGGGCGAAGATGCCAATACCTTACTAACTGCAATTATTGACGATGCCAAATCACTTTTTGACTACCAGCGCTCATATCGAGCTAAGAAATGGGGACTCTCTAAGTACAAACCAGATGTCACAGTCAATATTAAATATTTGACCCAAGCACTCTGCATTCCGGATCTGGAGGAAAAATGTTCATCTGCCCCAGCTCTTTATGATATCGAAAAAGAAAAATTATTTAGTCCCTCTATTAATGGAGGCAAGGTCAAGAAGGAATCCACTGATTCTAATGAAACTTCTAAATCGAAGAAATCCCCCAGTTTCCGTTTTCCAGAACTCGGACTGGTTGTACTCTGGAGCGACATGGGTACAGGGAAAACCGAGTTAATGCGCTGGTGGCGTGACCAAAATCCTGATGCCAGATTTCTCAACAATGGACATCGGGTTAACTTGTTGAAAAATCTTGGCCTTCGCTTGCGGACGGCGATGTATTCCGACTTGGGTTACACAGGTTTAGCCCAGGCTCAAGCCCTTAGTATTACTATTGACAGCTTGCACAAACTCAATACTCAGTCTCTCACTTACGGCTGCATATTTATTGATGAAGCTTGCCAATACCTCACCCACCTACTACACAGTAATACTTGCAAACAGCACCGTGCAGCAATACTTGAAGTCCTGGAATATATAGTATACAACGCGCCACTGGTCGTCATCGCTGATGCACACATGGATGATTTAACGGTAGACTTCTTTCTTGCAATGCGACCACTCGGTGAAGTCCCGTACATTATCAAAAACGAGTGGCGAAACGGTTCACGCACAATTTATTGGTACGAAGGGGATAATGAGAGCGCCCTAGTCGCCCAAATCTCGGCAGCGTTGATGCTTGGAGAAAAAGTTATGGTTGCCAGTGACAGTAAGCGTTTTATCAAAAAACTCGACAAATCCTTTACTATCAAATACGAAGAATCTAACTCCGAAAAATCACATACACCACAAAAATGGCGCATTTGGTCTGTCCATTCAGACAATTCTGGCAGTGATGAAAATGTCGCTTTCATCAAAGACATCACCAACGCCGTCAAAAACTTTGATGCCTTGTTCACCTCTCCCAGTCTCGGTACTGGTGTTGATATTTCTGAGTATCATTTTGATGTTGTATTTGGTGTGTTTCACGGCGTTTCCCAAACCGCTACTGAGTGCGCTCAACAACTGTACCGTTATCGTCCAAAAGTCCCGTTTCATATTTGGGTGGCCCCGCGTCCTCCCTTTGGTTACAAGGATACAAACGCATCCAAGATTAAAGAGCGCTTGCTCCAAACCAATGAAATGACCGCTTTTCTGTTGCGGATTGACCGTCAAACAGGCAAGCGGGGCGCAGAGAAAGATTGGGCGCTTGAGGCTTACTGCCAAATTATGGCTAACCGCCACTATTCTCTCAATAATTTGCGCGATGATCTGCGATCGCTCCTCACCGAAATGGGCAATACATTTATATATGTGGGCAGTGATTCAGATCCTCAATCTCTTGAAAGTCTGAAAGCAGCAGCACAAGCAATGGACACTGCCCACAATTCGGCTGTTGCCAGGGCTAAGAATATTACTTTGAGTGAGTACCGCGCCCGTCAGAGCAAAGATTACCTTGACCCTAATGAAATTTTTGAATGTGAAAAGTTCCGCATTTCTGATTCTTACGGCATTGAAGTAACCGAATCACTCGTAGAAATAGATAAAGGTGGCCGCTTAATTAGAGCCTTAGCCGGACTTGAGGCAATTTTAGCCCCACCCGAAGAATCGTTTACTGACCCCAAAACTGGGCGAAGTTATCCTACCCCACCAAAAATTGTCACCCAAAAAGACCGCACCGAACGGGACAATCTCCCTTTGTGCATCGACTGGGGCAATTACTCGGCACGGTGGCTTGCTAGATTTAACCTGGGGCTGCATCAGATTCTCACTTCTTTAGTGAGGGGTGATGAAGTTACCGCCGACGATTCCACCTTACTCAAGATGACGGAGATCGCTATACATTGTGCAGCTCAGGTCAAAGCAATTCTTGGGTTTACTATTCCCAGTGATTGTAAACCCATTTGGTTGCTGGCCACAATGCTAGAGCAGCTGGGGCTAAAGTTGACCTTCCGTAAGCAGGGTAAACGGGGTCAACAGGTGAAACTTTTTTCTTTATCTAAAGAGGAATTAGAATTTGCTCTCAAGGTAATTGCTCATCGCGTGGAAAAGCGTAATCAAAAAGCTCCAACGAGCAATTCGCAGTTCGCAGTTCGCAGTTCGCAATTAACTTCAAGAAATTGCGAATTGCGAATTGACAATTGCGAATTGGTATCCACCCCCCCCTTGATGCTATAG
- a CDS encoding ATP-binding protein codes for MNLHKDDVLDIERVLQILEDRVLQHTGRNLLKSERAVVKGSWEGKDYKQIASNYGYNAHYLHKTVGPQLWTILSGAIGKGVEIKKTNLKNILIELAKRDYLERLEISDLENNYLIGKVKFCGDLPKVSSFYGREEDINFLKNQIILFKQRCVSITGVGGIGKSLLAAKLAEEILLENSDRYDYVIWKKLLLLHHLMK; via the coding sequence ATGAATTTACACAAAGACGATGTACTGGATATAGAGAGAGTACTGCAAATATTGGAAGATCGAGTGCTTCAACATACTGGAAGAAATTTATTGAAATCCGAGAGAGCTGTAGTCAAAGGGTCTTGGGAGGGCAAAGATTACAAACAAATAGCAAGTAATTATGGATACAACGCGCATTATTTGCACAAAACAGTAGGGCCACAGTTGTGGACAATACTTTCAGGAGCTATTGGGAAGGGAGTTGAGATAAAAAAAACGAATTTAAAAAATATCTTAATTGAACTAGCAAAAAGAGATTATCTCGAAAGACTAGAAATATCAGACCTTGAGAATAATTACTTAATAGGTAAGGTAAAATTTTGTGGAGATTTACCTAAAGTATCATCTTTTTATGGACGAGAAGAAGATATTAACTTTTTGAAGAACCAAATTATACTTTTTAAACAACGCTGTGTGTCTATAACTGGAGTCGGAGGGATTGGTAAAAGCTTATTAGCCGCTAAATTAGCAGAAGAAATACTTTTGGAAAATTCTGATAGATATGATTATGTCATTTGGAAAAAATTGCTCCTTCTTCATCACTTAATGAAATAG